The sequence CGGGCGACCGCGTCCCGCAGCCTCCGCACCTCGGCGGACAGATGCTCCTCCCGTTCGGCCCCCGCCGCCACGCGCGCGGCGAGTGCTCGAGCCTCATCGTGGAGCCGGGCCGTCTCCTCGCCGAGCCGGCGCGAGGTCTCCTCGAGGGCCGCGCCCACCCGCCTCAGTTCGTCGTCCAGTTCCGCCGCCCGCCGGACCGCGGCCTCTCTCTCTCTCGCCACGGGCTCGATCTCCGCAACCCGCTTCAGCAGCGAATCCCGCTCCGCCCAGAGCCGCCGGACGTGCTCGTGCGCCTCGAGCAACTCCCTCTCGTGCCGGAACCCGGCCGAGGTCAACTCCTGCGCCAGCCGCAGGAGTTTCTGGTTCTCCTCCCACAGCATGGCTTCCACTTCGCCGGCCGCCGATTCCCGTCGCTCCTCGGCCTTTCCACCAAGGCCCGCGCCAACCTCCAGGGCCTCCGCCTGGCGGGCCGGGTCCAAGAACTCGACCTGCCCCTCGGCGATCAGTTCGAGGAACAGCAGCCGCTCCCGCGTCCCGGAGTGCTTCGGCCCGGCGACGGCGGAATCGCTGTAGTGGTGCGATGGGCCCTGGAAAAAATCGAACCCGTGGAGCACGACCTTCCATCCGGCGCGAATGTACGTCATCGCCGCGAGGAGCCCGGACGAGGGGTGCTCGTACCCCAGTCGCGCGATCGTCGCCTCCACGTCGTCCCACTTCAGACGCCGTGCGTGCGGGTAGCGGGCCACCATCTCCTGCCAGTTGTCGACCGGCGGACGGGCCACGCACAGCACGCGCGGGTACTCACTCCTCGCCTGCTCCGCAAACAGCGTCCAGGTGATCCACTCGTCTGTCCGGGAGCCCACCTGCTCCTCGTGCCCGTCGATCCGGAACTCGTTGAACCGCGCCACCACGCCGTCAAAGGCGTCGACCGCAGCGCCCAGGTCACCCTGGAGAGCGCTGGGCCCGTTGCCGATCAGCAGGACACGGTCGCTCAAACCCGGTCTCCGACGCGGCCGACGGCGCCCGAAGACACAGTCGACCCGTTCCTCTCCCCCGCCGCCCCGCGACCACGGTGAAGCCGCACCTTCACGCCCGGGTACCGCTGCCCCGGCGCGTGCAAGCAACAAGTATACGCCTACGCCCCCCTAACCCCGGGCGACAAACTCCGACACCAGCCGCACGCCCCACCCCGTCGGTCCCTTCACGAACGGCCCCGAATCCCCCTCCACCGCGTGCACCCCGGCGATATCGATGTGGGCCCACGGCACGCCTTCGCTCACGAAGTAACTCAGGAACGCCGCCCCCTGGATCGGGTGCGCCTTCCGGTTGGGGTTGCTGTTCACCACGTCCGCGACCGGGCTCTTCATCATGTCCCGGTACTCCTTGTCCATTGGCAGCCGCCACCACCGCTCGCCGCTGGTCTCCATCGCGTCCTCCAGCCGGCGCCGGAGCTTGTCGTCCTCGCAGAACATCCCCGCGAACGTGCTCCCCAGCGCCACCACCACCCCGCCCGTCAGCGTCGCGAGGTCCACGATGCACGAGGGGTCCTCGTTCTCGCACGCCCAGCACAGGGCGTCGGCAAGCACCAGCCGGCCCTCGGCGTCGGTGTTCGTCACCTCCACCGTCACGCCGTTCCGGTACCGGATGATGTCGTCGGGCCGGTACGCCTCGTCGCTGATCGAGTTCTCCGCCACGCTCAGCAGCGCCACCACGCGCGTCCGTGGCTTCACGACGGTCGCGATCGCGTGCATCGCGCCCAGCACCGCGCACCCGCCGTCCTTGTCCCGCTTCATCCCCACCATCGAGTTGTTGATCTTGAGCGACAGCCCGCCGGTGTCGTAGGTCATCGTCTTGCCCACCAGCACCACCGACTTGCCGCCGCGGGACGATCCCCTCGCCGGCTTGTACTCCAGGCGGATCATGCAGGGCTTGTTCTCGCTCGCCTTGCCGACGTTGATCAGCCCCGTCAGCCGCTCCTTCTCCAGTTCCTTGCCCTCGATCACGCGGCAGGACATGCCCGTCGCCTTCGCGATCTGCTTCGCCTTCGCCGCGATGAATCGCGGGGTCGCGATGTTCGGCGGCGTCTCGCTGAGCGTCCGCGCGATGTTCACGCTGCGCGCCAGCGCCAGCCCCTGCTCCATCCCGCTGGAGAACGCGGCGCTGGGCGACGACAGCACCACCGCCACGCGATCGGGCCCCTTCCCGCCGTTGCTTCCGGTGCCCTTGAACTCATCGCACACCCAGCCGAGCAGGCCCATCCCCTCGCCGAAGCACCGACCGGCCGCCCCAAGGTCCGCACGCACCGCCTTGAGCGGCCCGCTCAGATCCACCCGCACCTTCCCCTCCTTCACCGCCGCCAGCCGGCGCCCCACCGCCGCCGCCGCCGCACGGAGGTCCCCTACTTTGAACGAGTCCCTGCTCCCCAGCCCGACGATGATCACCCTCGCCGTCCCCCCCCGCGCCTTGGCCGGAAACGCCTCGGCGATCCGCCCGAGGTCCCCGGTGCACTCGCCCCGCCTTGCCGCCGCCGCGATCGACGCATCGGTATCCAGGTCCCGCGTCTGCTTGTCCAACTCCGCTTTCTGGAACACCCCCACCACCAGCACCTCGGCGGACCCGCGATCGGCAACCTTGATCGACTGAAACATGCAGACTCTCCTTGCGGCCTTTTCGCGCGGTACTCACACCCCACGCGGCCGCAGAGTCTATTCCCCGGCATGTTCCAGGATGCACCCCTCCACCCTCTACTGATCATCCGCTACGCCGCAGCGCGCGGCCGGCACACGGCCTCCTGCGCCAACCACCGCATCACGTCACGGTCCGTCACGATCCCCGACAATCGACCCTGGCGGTCCATCACCGGAAGGCAGGAGATCGCCATCGAGAGCATCGTCGCCGCGCCCTCGGCGATCGGCGTGTCCACCGTCGCCGAGGCGACCTTGCGCGTCATGATCTGGTGCGCCCGCTTGGAGAGACAGGCCACGTCGCGCTGCTGCTCCGCCAGTTGACCCACGAACGGGCTCAGGTGCTTCAGCACGTCACGGTCCGACACGATGCCCACCACCCGCTTCTCGTGCACCACCACCAGGTGGTGGAATCCGTGCTCCAGGAGCAGGCCGCGGATCGACTCGAGCCGCTCATCCATCCCGATCGTCACCACCTCGCGGGTCATGATCGTCTCGAGTGTCATGGTTCGCCCTTTCTCATTTGGCAAGGCCCGCCTGCCCCATCTTGGATTCTGCAATTCAGTCGCACCCTCCCCGCCCGACCCGCGCCCGCCCGAGTCCGCGCCCCCGCGCATCCACTATGGGTTACCCTTCCTGACATGCGGCACCCAAACTCGCCAGACCCTTCCGCCGACCCTCTGGCCTTCCCGATGGCCTCCCTCGCCGCCCCTTGGCGGCTGGAGTACATCGAGTCGCTGGATTCGGACCCTTCACCAAGCACGGCGCCCCCCCCGCCCGGCACCCCGCCGACCCCGCCAACCAGCGGTTCGTTCCTCCGCGACTACTGGCTCTCGCCGACGATGGATCGGGCCAATCACGTTCTCGCCCGGATCCGCTATAGCCCCGACACCTCGCCGCCCGATGGCGATGCGGACCCCGACCGCCTCGCCGGCATGATCCTGCTGAACGCCTACCCCTACGCCAACGGCCACCTGCTCGTCGCGCTCGCCCAGCCCCGCCCCACCCTGCTGGACTACGACGCCGACCAGCGCGCGGCCCTCTGGCGGCTGACCGATTTCGCAGCGCTGCTGATGCAGTCCGCGCTGGAGCCGCAGGGCATCAACATCGGCGTGAACCAGGGTCGGGCCGCGGGCGCCGGAGTCCCGTCGCACCTGCACGTTCATCTGGTTCCCCGGTGGAGCGGCGATGTGAACTTCATGTCTGTCACCGCCCGGATCCGCGTAATTCCCTCATCGCTCGACGCGATGGATGCGCGGTACCGCGCCGCGCTGGCACGCCTCCGCGCCGCCGGGCAGGCCTAGCGCCCTACGCCGCGCGGGCCGACCCGAGCCTCAGCCCGAGCCGCCACCCCTGTCCCTCGCGCCGCCGCCGCACCACCACGGCATCGCCCCACGCGCCGGCCTCCGTACGGTCCCGCAGCGTCAGCCTCGCGCCGATCGTGATGCCCCGCGGCGAGGTCACACCCAACCCGCCGTCGCTCACATCGACCAGGTCCAGCGAGACCAGCCCCATCCGCCCCCGTCCATCCCGCCAGGTCGCTAGAAGGCCGCCGGTCGCCGGCATCCGCACCGCCCGGCGACGGTCCAGTTTCATGGAACCCTCCCAGGGACCCGCGATCGATGCCGACGACTGCATCGCTCGCGCGAACCCAACCATCCGACGGGCCTGAGACGTCTGCATCTGTGTCATCGCGAAGCCTCCGCGCCGCCCCGTCCCAGAACCACGAATCGGCGGCTTATCGGCCTCGCTTAAGCGCCCTCGCGATGGAGTCGAGTTTCTTCGCGCGGCCCCACCCCGATGCGGGTGGTTCGCTAGTACCCCTCCCCCATCTCCGCCCCGAGCCGCAAAACCAGCTCCAGCGCCTGCTCGTAGTTCAGGCGCGGATCGCAGGCGGTCTCGTACCGTCTCGCGAGGTCCGCCTCGGTCACTCCCCCCGCACCGCCGGTGCACTCGGTCACATCCTCGCCGGTGACCTCGATGTGCAGCCCCCCCAGGCGAGACCCGACGGATCGGTGAGTTTCCAGAGCCGCGAGCACCTCGGACTCCACGTCCTCGTACCGCCGCGTCTTCACCCGGCCGGCTCCTCGTGGAACCACCGTCGTGTTCCCGTGCATCGGATCGCACACCCAGAGCACCCGCCGCCCGGCATCAGCCACCGCCTTCACCAGCCCCGGAAGAACGCCGCGGACCGCGGACGCCCCTAATCGGGTGATGACCACCGCCTTGCCCCACTCATTCTCCGGATTGATGGCATCCAGCAGTTCGACCAGCCCGGCGCCGGTCATCCCGGGCCCAACCTTCACGCCCACCGGGTTCCGCACCCCGCGGAAGAACTCCACATGCGGCCCGTCCAGTCCGCGCGTTCGTTCCCCGATCCAGGGGAGGTGTGCCGAGAGGTCATAGTGGCCCTCGCGGCTGGGCACCTGCCTCGTCAGCGCCCCCTCATAGAGAAGGTTCAGCCCCTCGTGGCTCGTGAACATCTCCGACCGGGTCAGCTCCCATGCCCCGCTTCCTCCCCCCGTCGCGGCCCCAACCCCATTTGTCCCGCGCCCACCGGCGCGAGCAACCACGGTCACACGCCCCCCATCTCGTAGCCGGCCCAGCAGCCGCGCAACGACCCGCTGGTACTCGCCCAGCACGCTCTCGGGGAGCCCCGCCCGGTGCATCACGCCCAGATCCCAGTACTCCGGATGGTTGATATCCGCGAACCCCCCCATCAGCAGGCTTCGCACGAAGTTCAGCGTCGCCGCGGCCTGCTGGTACCCCTCAACAAGCCGCCACGGGTCCGGCCGACGGGCCTCTGGCGTGAAGGCCTCACCGTTGACCAGGTCCCCGTAGTACGCGGGTAGGGTGACCGGCTCACCCTCGATCGTCCGTGTCTCGGTCGCGCTCGTCCGCGGCTTGGCGTACTGGCCGGCAAGGCGGCCGACCCGGACCACCGGCCGACCGGTTGATCCGATCACCACCAGCGAAACCTGCAGGAGCACCTTCAGCGTCGCCGCGATGGCCTCTGGCCTGCAGTCCGCGAACCGCTCGGCGCAGTCCCCCCCCTGAACAAGGAACCGTTCCCCGCGCTGCGCGGAGGCAATCAGTTCTCGCAGCCGCTCGATCTCCCACGAAGTCACGAGCGGAGGGAGCGAGGTCAGCCGCTCGACCGCGGCCGCCGCGCCGCGTTCATCGGTGTAGGCGATGAGGTGGCCCGATGGTCGTCCGGTCCACGAGAACGGCGTCCAATCCTGGGTCGCGAGGGTCGTCACGCTTGAATCCTAGAGGTCCCGCGCCCCGCCGCGCAACCCCTGCGCCAAAGGGGGACCCGGACACAACTTTCCCACGAGCGAAGGGTTTTGATCAACTCGCGGGCCCCCCAGGCCGATGGTCAGCGCAGACGGGCGTTATCTCCCCCGGCCCATGCGGGCCCGCGCCCGGCCCCGGCCTCGCTTCGACGCGGGCGAACCACACGGCCACACGGGGCGCGGATCCTTCTCTCACACCCGCGATAGACAAGGAAGTGAAGTATGGCTTGGACCAGCAACCGCAAGACGGCGCGTCGGACGACCAAGAAGGCCAGCTCCGCCCGCAAGCACAAGGGCGCGCGCAAGAGCAAGGCTGCCCGCCGCACCACCAAGGCCCGCAAGTCGACGAAGGCCAAGGCCCGCCGCACGACCAAGTCGCGCTGGAGCACCAAGGCCCGCGCCACCCGCCGCACGGCGAAGAAGTCGGCCCGCAAGACCAGCGCCCGGCGCTCGTCCTCCAAGGCCCGCAAGGCCTCCCCGGCGAAGACCTTCCGCTTCTCGGCCTGGCGCGGCAACACCGCCCGCCGCCGCGCGGCCTGAGTCGCGACGGTTCCTTCCGAGACGACAACGACAACACGCAGCGGCGAGCCGGCGCAGGGACGCGCCGGCTCGTCCTGCTTTTGGGTCGGCCGCGCTCCTTCACGCTGCATCCGATAACACGCGGCCGCTCGGGGCGCACGCCCCCTGCCGCCCGCACCCGCCGCACCGCCCGCGCAGGACCACCCCCCGGCCGCGGATCCCGCTCACCCGGTGGCGGTGCCCCCGGACGAAAGGCACATCAGAGATACGAATGGCAGGGCGATGCTCATGACGCTCTGGCCCTCGGCGGGGTTTCCCGCAACGGACGTCCCGGATCGGCTGCCTCCCCGATTCGGGACGTTTTTCTTTGGCCGCGCGGCCCGCGGCCCCGGGCGTAAACTGGCCCGATGAGCCCCGCTCCCACCACCGCCCCCGGCCCCCGGCACGTCGCCATCTACCCGGGGTCGTTCGATCCGATCACCTACGGCCACCTCGACGTCATCCGTCGCGGCCGGCGGCTGTTCGATCGCGTGGTCGTCGGCGTCGGCCGCCACCCGGGCAAGGACCCGCTCTTCTCCCTCGACGAGCGGGTCGAGATGGCCCGCGAACTCATCGCCCAACTCGAGAAGGAAGAACCCGGACAGGCCGCCGTCGAGGTCGAAGCATACTTCGGCCTCACCGTCGACTTTGCCCGCAAGGTCGCCGCGGCCAACGGTTCGACGATGACCGGCATCGTCCTGCTGCGCGGCATCCGCAACCTCTCCGATCTCCAGAGCGAGGTCCAGCAGGCTCTGACCAACCGCCAGGTCGCGGGGCTGGAGACCGCGTTCGTCGTCGCCGGCCAGGACTTCGCGTACACCAGCTCCAGCCTGATCAAGCAGGTGACGGCGCTTGGCGAGGACACCGAACTGGCCGGCCTCAAGACCATGGTCCCCACAATGGTGATCGACCGCCTGAGGGAGAAGAAGATCGCCCGCGCCGCCGTGCTCGAACGGCTGCGCCACGCCGGCGGCGAGGAATGAGCGGCGCCATGGACTTCCGCGTCATCAGCATCGGCACGCTGCCCGCCCACCCCCTGTGGGGTGAGCGAGCCGGCGCCTCGGTCCGAACGGGCCACGCGACCACCACGCTCATCCGCGCCGGCAAGCGGGTGATCCTCGTCGACCCCGGCCTCCCCGAGCAGCACCTCGCCGCGAGGCTCGGTGAGCGCGCGGGCCTCTCCCCAAAGGACGTCACGCACGTCTTCCTGACCTGCTTCAAGCCCGATGCACGCCGGGCACTCGGCGGCGACCTCGGGCTCCTCGATCACGCTACGTGGTGGGTCAGCGAATTGGAGCGAGAGAGCGTCGGCGTCCCGATGGTCCGCCGGCTGCAGGAGGCCGTCCAGAACGACGACCCGGAGATGACCGAAATCCTCCAGCGGGACGTCGCCATCCTCAAGCGGTGCGAGGCCGCCCCCGACCGCCTCGCCGACGGCGTCGACCTGTTCCCCCTCCCGGGCCACACCCCCGGCATGTGCGGGGTGCTGCTCGGCGTTCCCGGGGGCCCGCGCACCGGCCCAAAGGGCCCCGGCGGGGGCACCCTCCTGGTGTGCGGGGACGCCGTCCCCACCCAGGAGCACCTCGAACGCGGGATGGTCCTCCATGGGTCGCTCGACGTCGACCGGGCCCAGGAGAGTTTCCGCGAGGCGATCGAGATCGCCGATCTGCTCATCCCCGGACGCGACAACCTGCTTATCAACCCCGTTCGCCGGGGCTTCTAGGCCCGCCTGACCCCTTTCCCCCCACGGCGGATGTCCCCCGGCGCCTCCCTCGCACCAATACCAGGTTGAGGTGATCAGTTGCCGGACTCCGCCCCCCCGTCTTCGCCCAACCCCCCGCCCTCGGGACGCGAGGTCTTCGAGATCCTCGCCCGGGAGCACGCCGACATGCTCGCGGCGTACCTGCGCACGCTTGTCTACGCGCCCGATGTCATCGACGACCTGTTCCAGGAGACCATGCTGGTCGCCTGGCGCCGGCTCCAGGACTTCGACAAGTCCCGCCCCTTCGGCCCCTGGCTCCGCGGCATCGCCGCCAACCTCGTCCTCGAGCACCGCCGCCGGTCCGCACGCGGCGTGATGTGCTGCGACCCCGAGGTCCTCGAGGCCATCGACCGCCGGTTCACCGACCTCTCCCGCTTCGCCGGGGACAGTTTCCGGGACCGCGCCGGGCGGCTCCGCCACTGCCTCGCCCGCCTTCCCGACAAGCTCCGCGAGGTGGTCGAACTCGCGTACGCCCGCGGCCTGCTCCTCAAGCAAATCGCCGAGTCCCTGAGCGCCAGCGAGGAGGCCGTCAAGAAGCGGGTCCAGCGGGCCCGTGAATCCCTCGTGCTGTGCCTGAGCACCACCGGAGGTGACGCATGACCACCCCACGCGAACCCGACGCCGTCGACTCGCCCGGTGCGGATCCGAACCTCGCTCCGCCCGACACCTCGCCCCCAACCCCCGAGCACGCGGCGGGCGACCAGTTCGTCCACGGCCTCCTCTCGTTCCTCCACATGGACTCGCGCGCCCGGCAGGATCGCCGCATGGCCCGCGTGCTGAGCGCGATCGATTCCGAGTCGGCGGTCGCCGGCCGGATCGGCCCAGCGCGCCGCCGCTTCAACTGGCGGACCGCTTCCGGAATCATCGCCGCGGCCCTGGTCCTGACCGGCGTGCTCGCGATCCTCGTCCCCACGGAGCAATCCGCCACCGCCACAGTGCAGACGTCCCTTGCCGCCCTCGATTCCGGCGGCGACCGCCGTTACGAGGTCCGTGTCCTGGCCGGACGGGACACCGAGTTCCCCAAGAACCCCATGGCCACCGTGGACGTCCGCGACCGAAGCCACGTCCTGGTCAAGGCCATCACACCCCGGGGCCACCAGATCACCCTCGGGCGAGACGACGAGGGCCGTTGGATGATCACCCCTGAAGGGGACGTCAACCGCTTCCCGCCCCGTCAAGCCTGGCCTCGCTGGCTCGACCTGGGTGAGAGCACCGTCCTCGTCGAGTCGATCGACAGCCGCCTCGAGACGATGACTCGCGACTACGACCTGAAGAAGTCGGCCCCCGAGCCGCTCCCGGGCGCAGCCGCCGGAGCCCCGACCTTCCAGCGCATTACGGCCCAGCGCACCGGCGGCCCAAGCCCCGAACCTGCTCGCATCGAACTCTGGATCGACGGCGGCTCGCGCCTTGTAAAGAGGATGGAACTCCATTGGCCCGAGGCCCAGTGGGGCCGCGATCGGCCCTTGGATGGCGGCGGACGCGAAGGCCCCGGCGGTGATCGCCCCTTCCCGCCGCGGGACCGCCGGTCCCACGATCCCGGGTTCGACGACGAGATGGACCTGCCTCCCGGTCCGCCGCCCCACGATGAACCGCCCCCGCTGCCCGAGGACGACGAACCGGATGCGGACCGGCCCCCTCTGCCCGATGGACACACCCCACCCGCCGGTCGGCCCGGACCCGATGACCGCCGCCCCCGACCGATGCGTCCCCGTCCCGGGCCCGACGGTCAGCCTCCCTTCGACGGCCCGCGCCGCCCGGGTCGCGACGGCGGCGCGATGCCCCCCCCGCAGGGACCCCGCGGCCCGCGCCCGCGGTTCCTCGACGGCCCGCCGGACTTCGCCGGCCCTCGCCAGCCCCCCCCGCCACGGGTGATGGTCTTCGAGCTCGTCGACGCCCCCGCCCTCCCGGACGGCTGGTTCTCCCCGGCTCAGCACGCGAAGTGACAGCAAAATCGACCGCCGCGCGCCCCGGATGTCCCCCGATGGTCCGCCAATGACAATCAGGTAACGACCGAGCCCCCCGGAATCCGCCGGGCCGCTCCACGGAGATTCGAGCAATGCACCCCAAGATCTGGTTCCTCGGCGCCCTGGGCTCACTGGGCCTTGCCGCAAGCCTGGCCCCGGCACAGACAGTTCCGCCGGTGCCCGTTCCCGCCGCGAATCCGATCACCGAGCCCAAGCGGATCCTCGGCAAGATCCTCTTCTGGGATGAGCAACTCTCCAGCGACAACACCGTGTCGTGCGCCACCTGCCACCAGTTCAACGTCGGCGGCGCCGACCCCCGCCGGGCCCGTAACCCCGGACTCGACGGCCTGGTCAACACACCCGACGACGTCTTCGGCTCGCCCGGGGTCGTCAAGAGCACCGCGGCGGGCGACTTCGACAAGGACGCCGTCTTCGCCCTGCTTCCCCAGATCACCGGCCGCGCCGCCAACTCGCCCATCAACGCGGGCTACTCGATCGACAGCTTCTGGGACGGCCGGGCCCGATCCCAGTTCATCGACCCGCAGACCGGGCAGGTCGCGATCCCCGCGGGCGGCGGGCTCGAGAGCCAGGTCGTCGCACCACCGGTCAACTCTGTCGAGATGGCGCACGCCGACCGCGACTGGAACGCGGTGGCCGCCAAGCTCGCCTCCTCGCGCCCGATGGCCCTGGCCACCGGTCTTCCGGCCGACGTCGATGCGGCGCTCCGCAGCCGTCCCACCTACGCCTCGCTCTTCGCCAAGGCGTTCGGCGACGGCGAGATCACCGCCCGCCGGATCGCCTTTGCCATCGCGACCTACGAGCGCACGCTCGTCTCCAACGACACGCCGTGGGACCGCTTCATCGCCGGCCAACCCAACGCCATGACCCCCGGGCAGATCCAGGGATGGCAGGCCTTCCAGGCGTCCAACTGCATCGTCTGCCACGCGGCCCCGATGTTCAGCGACCAGTCGTTCCGCAACATCGGCCTTCGCCCGATCATCGAGGACAACGGCCGCCAGGCGGTCACCGGCAACGCCGCCGACCGCGGCCGGTTCAAGGTCCCGTCCCTGCGCAACGCCGGCCTCCGCACCGGGTTCATGCACAACGGCCAGTTCACCAACATCGGCCAGGTGATCGGCTTCTACGCCCGCGCCCCAGGGGCGCCGCAGCAGTTCCCCGACAACCGCGATCCGATCATGCTCCAGGTCAACGTCCCGCCGCAGGTCGCTCCCGCGATGCAGGACTTCGTCACCAACGCGCTCACCGATGCCCGCGTCACCACCGGACAGTTCCCCTTCGACCGGGCCACGCTCTACACCCAGCGGCCCGCGGACCAGCCCATCAACCTCGGCGGCGGCACCTCCGGCCAGGGCGGCATCGTCCCCACGATGATCGCCAACGCGCCCCCGTTCATCGGCAACGCCGATTTCCGCCTGGGACTCGATCGCGCCCGCGGCGGCGCCACGGCCCGGATCGCCATGTCCTCGACCCCGCCCGTCGGCGGCGCGATCCCCCGCACCACCCTCTTCGGCCCCTTCCCGGTCTCGGGCGTGGGCGCCGGCAACGGCTTCGCCACGTTCCACTGGCCCATCGTCCCCGGCAGCGTCTCGCGGAACCAGACCGTCTACTTTCAGTGGATCGTCGACGACCCCAGCGGCGCCGGCGGAGAGGCGCTCTCGTCCGTCACCCAGGTGCGGTTCTTCTGCGGCAGCGTCGGCTGCCCGCCCGCCTGCCCCGCCGACTGGGACGGCAGCGGCTCGCTCACCACCGTCGACATCGCCGCGTTCGTAAACGACTGGACCTTCGGCATCGGCTCGGGCATCCCGCTGGGAGACTTCGATGGCAACGGCGTGCTCGAGCCCGGCGATATCGCCGCGTTCGTCCGCGCGTGGTTCGACGGACTCACCTCGGGCTGTTAGGCGCCATTCCGCCGCACCCGATCTGCAGTTCCGTCTGGACGCCTCCCCGCCCTCACCGGCGCGGAGGCGTTTTTCCTTGGCCGGACCGCGAATGATCACCGGGTCCAGATGGACCACGCATCCTCGAGAAGTTCCGGCGTGATCGCCCGCCCGCACTCGGGGCACTGGCGAGGCGGCGGCTCGGTCGGCAACTGGTCCATCGTCATCCCCGCCGAGAGGTCGTAGACGCAATACGGACACACCCGCCGCCGGCGGCTGAGCGCAAAGTCCAGTGCTCGGCGCCAACGGGCCTCCTGTACGAACCCAAGAGCGGCCAAGCCAATGGACAGCGCCGCCAGGATCGCGGTGGTCGCCGGATCACCGGGCACGTGGACAAACAACCGGGCAGCGATCACGAGAAAGAGGATCGAGGCGCCCGCCACGAGGGCAAGGACGGCGTCGCGTCGCGCCCTGCGCTTCAGGATGATGTCCTGCCTGCCCACGCGATCTGCCAGCTCCGGTGAATGCCGCACCCGCGCCATGCTGCAGGCGAAGATCCTACCGATCGGCCGCGGCGACCACATGGCCCGCAGCGGCATCCCGCCAATCGTCCACCCCCGGCGGGTACCATGCGACATGAAAGTGCTCCTGACCAACGACGACGGCCTGCTCGCCCCCGGCATTCATGCCCTGTACGAGACCCTTGTTGATTCCAAGTCCGAGTTCGGCTCGATGGTCGGCGGCGGCGGTCGCGACGACGGCGGCATCGTCTGCCCCATCGCCCCGCTCACCGTGCAATCCGCCACCAGCCACGGCGTCACCTTCAAGACCCCGCTGATGATCGACGAGGAGCGGCTAGGGTGGGGCGGCGACCCCGCCATGACCGGCATCACCGTCGAGGGCCGCCCCGCCGACTGCACCAAACTCGCCCTCACCGCGCTCTGGCCCGAACGGTTCGGCCCCGGCTCACGCCCCGACCTGGTCGTCAGCGGGATGAACATGGGCGCCAACGTCGGCATCAACGTCATCTACTCCGGCACCGTCGCCGCGGCGATCGAGGCCGCGTTCCTCGGGGTCCCGGCGATCGCCGTCAGCCTGCACATGGGACGCGGCACGCCGCGCTACGACGTCGCCGCGCGATACGCCCGCCGCACCATCGATGTCATCCTCGCCGGCGGACTCCCCCGGCCGCACGAGTGCCTGAGCATCAACATCC comes from Phycisphaeraceae bacterium and encodes:
- the surE gene encoding 5'/3'-nucleotidase SurE; this encodes MKVLLTNDDGLLAPGIHALYETLVDSKSEFGSMVGGGGRDDGGIVCPIAPLTVQSATSHGVTFKTPLMIDEERLGWGGDPAMTGITVEGRPADCTKLALTALWPERFGPGSRPDLVVSGMNMGANVGINVIYSGTVAAAIEAAFLGVPAIAVSLHMGRGTPRYDVAARYARRTIDVILAGGLPRPHECLSINIPVTEREWEVEGQWPPIRVCPMNTHGLNDAYERRVSPGGDVYYWAAGHGLDFRKTGEGTDVEWLWKNAITVTPLHYDLTRHDAIPAWKERLEGR